A stretch of the Mycolicibacterium celeriflavum genome encodes the following:
- a CDS encoding DUF998 domain-containing protein: MTTTDCPPLQVRVTKSLLGYGIIAGPIYVVMAAAQTLARDGYDPTRHAVSQLANGPWGWVQVVNFLVTGAMTVAAAVGVRRALGRGRRSAWASALLGAYGVGLIGAGVFRADPSDGFPPGTPPGMGEVSGHGMAHFAIAGLAFGCLVAACFVIAGWFAGSGDAAWAWFSRATGAVFGLSFLALAGTGGAAAVLTFTAAVVLVWGWLTAVSTKLYRGVRAT, translated from the coding sequence ATGACTACGACCGACTGTCCGCCCCTGCAGGTGCGGGTGACCAAGTCACTGCTGGGCTACGGCATCATCGCCGGACCGATCTACGTCGTCATGGCGGCCGCGCAGACACTCGCTCGGGACGGCTACGACCCGACGCGGCACGCAGTCAGCCAACTCGCCAACGGCCCATGGGGTTGGGTTCAGGTCGTCAACTTTCTGGTCACCGGCGCCATGACCGTCGCTGCGGCCGTTGGCGTGCGCCGCGCACTCGGTCGGGGACGCCGGTCCGCCTGGGCGTCAGCGCTGCTCGGCGCCTACGGCGTCGGACTGATCGGCGCCGGCGTCTTCCGTGCTGATCCGTCGGACGGCTTCCCACCCGGCACGCCGCCCGGAATGGGCGAAGTGAGTGGGCATGGCATGGCGCACTTCGCGATCGCCGGCCTCGCGTTCGGCTGTCTGGTGGCCGCCTGCTTCGTGATCGCCGGCTGGTTCGCAGGCAGCGGTGACGCGGCGTGGGCGTGGTTCTCGCGGGCCACCGGTGCCGTCTTCGGGCTGAGTTTCCTCGCGCTGGCCGGAACAGGCGGAGCCGCAGCGGTTCTGACCTTCACCGCCGCCGTTGTGCTGGTGTGGGGTTGGTTGACGGCGGTGTCGACCAAGCTCTATCGCGGCGTGCGGGCCACCTAG
- a CDS encoding anthrone oxygenase family protein translates to MTATPFVVLTSIAALSAAAAAGMMYVFSTFVMRGVDRTGPVDAITAMRAVNAEANTNAPFLIGYFGAAILAVAVGVMAVVKWGQPGSVWVLVGAVFGVLAAVITIAFNVPLNNHLDTVDPAGLSVADAAREWQAYYTPWTAWNHVRTATSITAAILMMIALRYN, encoded by the coding sequence ATGACTGCAACCCCCTTCGTCGTCCTGACCTCGATTGCCGCGCTTTCCGCGGCCGCGGCCGCCGGCATGATGTATGTGTTCTCCACCTTCGTGATGCGCGGGGTCGACCGGACCGGACCGGTCGACGCGATCACCGCGATGCGCGCCGTCAACGCCGAGGCGAACACCAATGCTCCGTTCCTGATCGGCTATTTCGGCGCGGCGATCCTCGCGGTCGCGGTCGGCGTGATGGCCGTCGTGAAGTGGGGCCAACCCGGCAGCGTCTGGGTGTTGGTGGGCGCTGTGTTCGGTGTGCTGGCCGCGGTCATCACGATCGCGTTCAACGTGCCGCTGAACAACCACCTCGACACCGTCGACCCCGCCGGCCTTTCGGTCGCCGACGCAGCACGCGAATGGCAGGCGTACTACACGCCGTGGACCGCATGGAACCACGTGCGCACGGCCACCAGCATCACCGCGGCGATCCTGATGATGATCGCCCTGCGCTACAACTGA
- a CDS encoding RDD family protein has protein sequence MVGPQEPVVTGDAVVLDVQIAQLPVRAVAALIDITVVFLLYVIGLLLFTLTITQFDPALSGAVMIIFTVLALLGYPLVFETATRGRSLGKIAMGLRVVSEDGGPERFRQAFFRALSGVIEIWMLAGGPAVICSLLSAKGKRLGDIFAGTVVISERAPRMTLPPPMPPQLAWWASSLQLSGLRPEQAELARQFLGRAAQLNPAVREQMAYRITAGVVAQISPPPPPGMPPQLVLAAVLAERHRRELARLQPAPSAPPPTWPGMQQPVRQPIPQPPDSGGFTPPS, from the coding sequence ATGGTCGGGCCGCAGGAACCAGTGGTGACCGGAGACGCGGTGGTCCTTGATGTTCAGATCGCCCAGCTTCCGGTTCGCGCGGTGGCGGCGCTCATCGACATCACCGTGGTCTTCCTGCTGTACGTGATCGGGCTGCTGCTTTTCACGCTGACGATCACCCAGTTCGATCCGGCGCTTTCGGGGGCGGTGATGATCATCTTCACCGTGCTCGCCCTGCTGGGGTATCCGCTCGTGTTCGAGACCGCGACACGGGGTCGGTCGTTGGGCAAGATCGCGATGGGGCTGCGGGTGGTGTCCGAAGACGGCGGCCCGGAACGCTTTCGGCAGGCGTTCTTTCGCGCGCTGTCCGGCGTGATCGAGATCTGGATGCTCGCCGGCGGGCCCGCGGTGATCTGCAGTTTGTTGTCGGCCAAAGGGAAACGGCTCGGGGACATCTTCGCCGGCACCGTCGTGATCAGCGAACGCGCCCCGCGGATGACGCTCCCGCCCCCGATGCCGCCGCAGCTCGCCTGGTGGGCATCATCGTTACAGCTGTCCGGACTTCGCCCCGAGCAGGCGGAGCTGGCGCGCCAGTTCCTCGGCCGGGCAGCGCAATTGAATCCTGCGGTTCGCGAACAGATGGCATACCGGATCACCGCGGGCGTCGTCGCGCAGATCTCACCGCCACCACCGCCGGGAATGCCGCCGCAGTTGGTGCTCGCGGCGGTCCTGGCCGAGCGGCATCGCCGCGAACTCGCGCGACTGCAACCGGCCCCCTCGGCGCCACCCCCAACGTGGCCCGGGATGCAGCAGCCGGTCCGGCAACCGATTCCGCAGCCTCCGGACTCCGGCGGGTTCACCCCGCCCAGCTGA
- a CDS encoding stage II sporulation protein M, translating to MDVDAFVLAHRRTWDRLEQLVKRRRRLTGAEVDELVDLYQRVSTHLSMVRAASADPVVVGRLSGLVAQARSAVTSAHAPLWREFARFWKVSFPVVAYRSRRWWLSTAVVFLVVSAVIALWVSGSPEVRASIGTPDELDQLINNDFASYYSENPAGSFALQVWVNNAWVSLQCLGFAILLGIPIPYILFQNAANLGVNAGLMFGAGKGDIFLGLITPHGLLELTAVFLAAGAGMRLGWTVISPGDRPRGQALAEQGRAIGAVAGGLVAVLLVSGLIEALVTPSPLPTAARIGIGVAVEIAFLAYIFHFGRRAERAGETGDVEHAPDVVPTG from the coding sequence GTGGATGTCGACGCGTTCGTGCTGGCGCACCGCCGGACGTGGGACCGGCTCGAACAGCTGGTCAAGCGGCGCCGCCGGCTCACCGGCGCCGAGGTCGACGAGCTCGTCGACCTATACCAACGCGTGTCGACGCACCTGTCGATGGTGCGCGCCGCATCCGCCGACCCGGTGGTGGTGGGCCGATTGTCGGGCCTGGTGGCGCAGGCACGCAGCGCGGTTACCAGTGCGCACGCACCGCTGTGGCGGGAGTTTGCCCGGTTCTGGAAGGTGTCGTTTCCTGTGGTCGCCTACCGGTCCAGGCGGTGGTGGCTGAGCACGGCCGTCGTATTCCTCGTGGTCTCCGCGGTCATCGCGTTGTGGGTGTCGGGCAGTCCGGAGGTGCGGGCGTCGATCGGTACGCCGGACGAGCTCGACCAGTTGATCAACAACGACTTCGCCTCCTACTACAGCGAAAACCCGGCCGGCTCCTTCGCGCTTCAGGTCTGGGTCAACAACGCCTGGGTTTCGTTGCAATGCCTTGGCTTTGCGATCCTGCTCGGCATTCCAATCCCGTATATCCTGTTCCAGAACGCCGCCAACCTCGGCGTGAATGCGGGGTTGATGTTCGGCGCGGGCAAAGGCGACATCTTCCTCGGTCTCATCACCCCGCACGGCCTGCTCGAACTGACCGCGGTGTTCCTGGCGGCGGGGGCGGGGATGCGGCTGGGCTGGACGGTGATCTCGCCCGGGGACCGACCGCGCGGGCAGGCGCTCGCCGAACAGGGCCGCGCGATCGGCGCGGTGGCGGGCGGGCTGGTGGCGGTGCTACTGGTGTCTGGCCTCATCGAGGCGCTCGTGACGCCTTCGCCGCTGCCGACTGCGGCCCGCATAGGCATCGGTGTGGCGGTCGAGATCGCTTTCCTGGCTTACATATTCCACTTCGGACGCCGAGCCGAGCGGGCCGGCGAAACCGGAGACGTCGAGCACGCGCCCGATGTGGTGCCGACCGGCTAG
- a CDS encoding DUF58 domain-containing protein, which translates to MILTGRAGLVAGVCVLPIAASPRPALTFVVLLIALLALIAVDAALAGNTRRVRLRRSGDTAARLGQQVAAVLLVDNAGTRRVKGVVRDAWPPSARADPRVHSINLAAGQHLRLVTTLRPVRRGDQDSALVTVRAIGPLGLAGRQSSHRVPWRIRVLPPFLSRKHLPSRLAKLRELEGNTPVLIRGRGTEFDSLREYVIGDDVRSIDWRASARRADVVVRTWRPERDQRVVIVLDTGRTSAGRVGVDPTANDPSGWPRLDWSMDAALLLAALASRAGDHVDFLAHDRVTRAAVFNASRTELLAQLVGAMAPIEAALIESDAGAMVAAVLRRVRRRALVVLLTDLNASALDEGLMTVLPQLTANHEVILAAVADPRVEVLAAGRADAPQVYDAAAAERARNERRAIASRLRRRGVGVIDAPPEELAPALADHYLAFKASGRL; encoded by the coding sequence GTGATTCTCACCGGACGTGCCGGGTTGGTCGCAGGAGTCTGCGTCCTGCCGATCGCGGCCTCGCCGCGCCCGGCCCTCACGTTCGTCGTGCTGCTGATCGCCTTGCTCGCGCTCATCGCGGTCGACGCCGCCCTGGCCGGCAACACCCGGCGCGTACGCCTGCGCCGGTCCGGGGACACCGCCGCGCGGTTGGGCCAGCAGGTGGCCGCCGTGCTGCTGGTCGACAACGCCGGCACACGCCGCGTCAAGGGCGTCGTCCGCGATGCCTGGCCGCCGAGCGCGCGCGCCGACCCCCGTGTCCACTCGATCAATTTGGCTGCCGGCCAACACCTTCGGCTCGTCACGACGCTTCGTCCGGTGCGCCGGGGCGACCAGGACTCGGCATTGGTCACCGTGCGCGCGATCGGACCACTCGGGCTGGCCGGACGGCAGAGCTCGCACCGGGTGCCGTGGCGGATCAGGGTCCTGCCGCCGTTCCTGTCTCGCAAGCACCTTCCGTCCCGGCTGGCGAAACTGCGTGAACTCGAAGGCAATACGCCGGTTCTGATCCGTGGCCGCGGCACCGAGTTCGACTCGCTGCGCGAGTACGTCATCGGCGACGACGTCAGGTCGATCGACTGGCGCGCCTCTGCTCGCCGCGCCGACGTGGTGGTCCGAACGTGGCGCCCCGAACGGGATCAACGGGTGGTCATCGTGCTCGACACCGGCCGCACGTCGGCCGGCCGAGTCGGCGTGGATCCAACGGCGAACGACCCGTCCGGATGGCCACGGTTGGACTGGTCGATGGACGCCGCGTTGCTGCTCGCCGCGCTGGCCTCGCGCGCCGGTGACCACGTCGACTTCCTTGCCCACGACCGCGTCACCAGGGCGGCGGTGTTCAATGCCTCGCGCACCGAACTCCTCGCGCAACTGGTGGGAGCGATGGCGCCCATCGAAGCCGCGCTGATCGAATCCGACGCCGGCGCAATGGTCGCCGCGGTGCTGCGCCGGGTCCGCAGGCGTGCGCTGGTCGTGTTGCTCACCGACCTCAACGCATCCGCGCTCGACGAAGGCCTGATGACCGTGCTGCCACAGCTGACGGCCAACCACGAGGTGATTCTCGCTGCAGTCGCCGACCCCCGGGTCGAGGTCCTCGCCGCCGGACGCGCCGACGCCCCACAGGTCTACGACGCCGCAGCAGCCGAGCGCGCCCGCAACGAGCGGCGGGCGATCGCATCGCGGTTGCGGCGCCGCGGTGTCGGCGTCATCGACGCCCCGCCCGAGGAGCTCGCACCCGCGTTGGCGGATCACTACCTAGCGTTCAAGGCCAGCGGCCGGCTCTAG
- a CDS encoding AAA family ATPase, with protein sequence MTQAGEHDSARTALLALRSEIAKAVVGQDAVVSGLVIALLCRGHVLLEGVPGVAKTLLVRTLASALQLDFKRLQFTPDLMPGDVTGSLVYDARTAEFEFRSGPVFTNLLLADEINRTPPKTQAALLEAMEERQVSVEGEARPLPDPFIVAATQNPIEYEGTYQLPEAQLDRFLLKLNVPLPSREQEVAILNRHAHGFDPRDLSIVQPVAGAAELAAGRAAVRGVLVGDEVLGYIVDIATATRNSPSLQLGVSPRGATALLATARSWAWLSGRNYVTPDDVKAMARSTLRHRIQLRPEAELEGANPDGVLDGILASVPVPR encoded by the coding sequence GTGACTCAGGCAGGCGAACACGATTCGGCGCGGACCGCGTTACTGGCGCTGCGCTCGGAAATAGCCAAGGCAGTCGTCGGACAGGACGCGGTGGTCAGCGGACTGGTGATCGCGCTGCTGTGCCGCGGCCACGTTCTCCTCGAAGGAGTCCCGGGCGTCGCCAAGACGCTGTTGGTGCGCACGCTCGCCTCCGCGTTGCAGCTGGACTTCAAGCGCCTGCAGTTCACGCCCGACCTCATGCCCGGCGACGTCACCGGCTCACTCGTGTACGACGCTCGTACTGCCGAGTTCGAGTTCCGGTCCGGACCGGTGTTCACCAACCTGCTGCTGGCCGACGAGATCAACCGCACACCGCCCAAGACCCAGGCCGCGCTGCTGGAGGCGATGGAGGAACGTCAGGTCAGCGTCGAGGGCGAGGCTCGCCCGCTTCCTGATCCGTTCATCGTTGCCGCCACGCAGAACCCGATCGAATACGAGGGCACCTACCAGCTGCCCGAGGCGCAGCTGGACCGGTTCCTGCTCAAGCTCAACGTGCCGCTGCCGTCGCGGGAGCAGGAGGTCGCGATCCTGAACCGGCACGCGCACGGCTTCGACCCGCGGGATCTGTCGATCGTGCAACCCGTCGCGGGAGCCGCCGAACTCGCCGCGGGACGCGCGGCTGTGCGGGGGGTGTTGGTAGGCGACGAGGTTCTCGGCTACATCGTCGACATCGCCACCGCGACAAGGAACTCGCCTTCGCTGCAACTCGGAGTGTCGCCGCGCGGGGCGACGGCGCTGTTGGCGACCGCCCGGTCGTGGGCGTGGCTGTCGGGACGCAACTACGTCACCCCGGATGACGTCAAGGCGATGGCCCGCTCGACACTGCGCCACCGCATCCAACTCCGGCCCGAGGCCGAGCTGGAGGGCGCCAACCCCGACGGCGTGCTCGACGGCATCCTCGCGTCAGTACCGGTGCCGCGCTAG
- a CDS encoding DUF4350 domain-containing protein: MTVEATAGGRGTATEPTIGQRWRGARWVLLALAVIVAFATLTAYLTAPRPGGRMDPDSTSPDGTRALMTLLREHGVDVIEAPDVAAVEAAAGPDALLVVVQTYHLVDRAALRRLSTLPGDRLLVQPISRTREVLAPAIKASGATTFGAGERPDCDLREATRAGAVQFGVSDSYDAAEDDTNLTRCYDGALVRYTADGRDVTVVGNSEFMTNGGLVEEGNAALAMNLTGTHQRMIWYDPQFTEGESDGGATLFDLAPEQVKWIIWQLVAVVVLLAAWKVRRIGPLVAERLPVVVRASETVEGRGRLYRSRRARDSAAAALRTAALQRMQPRLGLGVNTDPAAVVQAVSAHCGVQPQSVAHTLFGPPPSDDAELVNLARELDNIERQVAHS; this comes from the coding sequence GTGACCGTCGAAGCGACCGCGGGCGGGCGCGGCACCGCCACGGAACCGACGATCGGCCAGCGGTGGCGCGGTGCCCGGTGGGTTCTGCTGGCGCTGGCCGTCATCGTCGCATTCGCGACGCTGACCGCCTACCTGACCGCACCCCGGCCAGGCGGGCGCATGGATCCGGACTCCACTTCGCCGGACGGCACACGGGCACTGATGACGCTGCTGCGCGAGCACGGTGTCGACGTCATCGAGGCACCTGATGTGGCCGCGGTCGAGGCGGCCGCCGGCCCCGACGCCCTACTGGTGGTGGTGCAGACCTATCACCTCGTCGACCGCGCAGCACTCCGCCGGTTGTCCACGTTGCCCGGTGACCGTCTTCTCGTGCAACCGATCTCGCGCACCCGGGAAGTGCTGGCGCCCGCGATCAAGGCGAGCGGGGCAACCACCTTCGGCGCCGGTGAGCGGCCGGACTGCGATCTACGCGAGGCGACCCGTGCCGGGGCGGTGCAGTTCGGAGTCAGTGACTCCTACGACGCAGCAGAGGACGACACGAACCTGACGCGCTGCTACGACGGCGCGCTGGTCCGGTACACCGCCGATGGCCGCGACGTCACGGTGGTCGGCAACTCCGAATTCATGACGAACGGCGGGTTGGTCGAGGAGGGTAACGCCGCGCTGGCCATGAACCTCACGGGCACGCATCAGCGGATGATCTGGTATGACCCGCAGTTCACCGAGGGCGAATCCGACGGCGGTGCAACGCTTTTCGACCTCGCGCCCGAGCAGGTGAAGTGGATCATCTGGCAGCTCGTCGCGGTGGTTGTGTTGCTGGCCGCCTGGAAGGTCCGGCGCATCGGCCCACTCGTGGCCGAACGTCTCCCCGTGGTGGTCCGGGCCTCCGAAACCGTGGAGGGACGTGGCCGCCTGTACCGCTCGCGGCGTGCCCGCGACAGCGCCGCCGCCGCGCTACGCACCGCCGCGCTGCAGCGGATGCAGCCCCGCCTCGGCCTCGGCGTCAACACCGACCCGGCCGCGGTCGTCCAAGCGGTTTCTGCCCACTGTGGCGTCCAACCGCAGTCGGTGGCCCACACATTGTTCGGTCCACCGCCGAGTGACGACGCCGAGTTGGTCAACCTCGCACGTGAACTCGACAACATCGAAAGGCAGGTCGCACACTCGTGA
- a CDS encoding DUF4129 domain-containing protein: MPTINIDSDAAHEAAQRELAKPIYPKGSLSERAIDWIEDLLYRLAVEGASVPGGWVTVTVLLILLAVAVVVAFRIARRSMRTSRGRGASLFGSRELTAAQHRAAAERSAAAADWAAAIRHRLRAVARQLEETGVLDPVPGRTATELARDAGGRLPHLAGELGSAATAFNDVTYGERPGTEDAYALIAGLDDHLRSRSPVAATAAATPAASDGWAEIR, encoded by the coding sequence GTGCCGACGATAAACATCGACAGCGATGCCGCGCACGAGGCTGCGCAACGCGAACTCGCAAAGCCGATCTACCCCAAGGGGTCTCTCTCCGAGCGGGCCATCGACTGGATCGAGGATCTGCTGTACCGATTGGCGGTGGAGGGCGCATCGGTGCCCGGGGGCTGGGTGACGGTCACGGTGCTGCTGATCCTGCTCGCGGTGGCGGTGGTCGTGGCGTTCCGGATTGCGCGACGGTCGATGCGGACCAGCCGTGGCCGCGGCGCGTCGTTGTTCGGCAGCCGCGAGCTGACCGCGGCACAGCACCGGGCCGCAGCCGAGCGGTCTGCCGCTGCAGCGGACTGGGCGGCGGCGATCCGGCACCGGCTGCGCGCCGTCGCCCGTCAATTGGAGGAAACCGGTGTGCTCGATCCGGTGCCCGGCCGCACCGCCACCGAGCTCGCGCGTGACGCAGGTGGGCGGCTGCCGCACCTCGCCGGCGAACTAGGGTCCGCCGCAACGGCTTTCAACGACGTCACCTACGGCGAGCGACCGGGCACCGAGGACGCCTACGCGCTGATCGCGGGCCTCGACGACCACCTGAGGTCGCGATCACCGGTGGCCGCGACGGCTGCCGCCACGCCAGCCGCATCCGATGGTTGGGCGGAGATCCGGTGA
- a CDS encoding GatB/YqeY domain-containing protein, which translates to MAELKDRLRADLTAAMKSQDKLRTATLRMLLAAIRTEEVSGKQSRELTDAEVLKVLARESKKRGESAEIYTQNGRGELAANEHAEARIIDEYLPTPLTEAELADVADTAIAQVAEQIGERPGSKQMGLVMKAATAIAAGKADGARLSAAVKSRL; encoded by the coding sequence ATGGCGGAACTCAAGGACCGGTTGCGGGCCGACCTGACGGCGGCGATGAAATCCCAGGACAAGCTGCGCACCGCGACGTTGCGGATGCTGCTCGCCGCGATCCGCACCGAGGAGGTCTCCGGCAAACAGTCGCGCGAGCTGACCGACGCCGAAGTGCTCAAAGTCCTCGCCAGGGAGTCGAAGAAGCGCGGCGAGTCCGCCGAGATCTACACCCAGAACGGCCGCGGTGAGCTGGCCGCCAACGAGCACGCCGAGGCCCGCATCATCGACGAGTACCTGCCGACGCCGCTGACCGAAGCCGAGCTGGCCGATGTCGCCGACACGGCGATCGCACAGGTGGCCGAGCAGATCGGTGAGCGGCCTGGCTCCAAGCAGATGGGTCTGGTGATGAAGGCCGCCACGGCGATCGCGGCCGGCAAGGCCGACGGCGCGCGGCTCTCAGCGGCGGTGAAGTCCAGGCTGTAG
- a CDS encoding LLM class F420-dependent oxidoreductase: protein MTRFGYTLMTEQSGPKELVHYAVSAEREGFDFEVSSDHYFPWLSAQGHAPYAWSVLGGVAHATERVELFTYVTCPTMRYHPAVVAQKAATMQILADGRFTLGLGSGENLNEHVVGKRWPTVARRQDMLREAIQIIRELFTGELVDWKGEYFEVDSARLWDLPQMPVAIATAVSGERSVETFAPLSDHLIATEPNKDLVDAWHDARRATGLPGDVRVVGQIPICWDTDKEAAVRRAHDQFRWFAGGWTVNSDLPTTAGFDGATQYVRPEDVAQSIPCGPDLDAIVEAVSKYWEAGFTDIALVQIGDEGQEQFLKEAAAPLLDKLRTAAS, encoded by the coding sequence ATGACGCGGTTCGGCTACACCTTGATGACAGAGCAGAGCGGGCCAAAAGAGCTTGTCCATTATGCGGTTTCGGCGGAACGCGAAGGGTTCGACTTCGAGGTGTCCTCCGATCACTACTTCCCGTGGTTGTCGGCGCAGGGGCATGCGCCGTACGCGTGGTCGGTGCTGGGGGGCGTCGCTCACGCCACCGAGCGGGTCGAGCTGTTCACCTACGTCACCTGCCCGACGATGCGCTACCACCCCGCGGTCGTCGCGCAGAAGGCCGCCACCATGCAGATCCTCGCCGATGGCCGCTTCACCCTGGGGTTGGGCAGCGGCGAGAATCTCAACGAGCACGTCGTCGGCAAGCGCTGGCCCACGGTGGCACGGCGCCAGGACATGCTGCGCGAAGCGATCCAGATCATCCGGGAGTTGTTCACCGGCGAACTCGTCGACTGGAAAGGCGAGTATTTCGAGGTCGACTCCGCCCGGTTGTGGGACCTCCCGCAGATGCCGGTCGCCATCGCCACCGCCGTTTCCGGTGAGCGGTCGGTCGAGACGTTCGCACCGCTGTCGGATCACCTGATAGCGACTGAGCCGAACAAGGATCTCGTCGATGCCTGGCACGACGCCAGGCGCGCGACCGGACTTCCGGGCGACGTACGCGTCGTCGGTCAGATCCCGATCTGCTGGGACACGGACAAAGAAGCGGCGGTGCGACGCGCTCACGATCAGTTCCGCTGGTTCGCCGGCGGGTGGACGGTGAACTCCGACCTCCCGACGACAGCCGGTTTCGATGGCGCAACTCAGTACGTGCGTCCCGAGGACGTCGCGCAATCCATCCCCTGCGGGCCCGATCTCGATGCGATCGTCGAAGCGGTCAGCAAGTACTGGGAAGCCGGCTTCACCGACATCGCGCTCGTCCAGATCGGCGACGAGGGTCAGGAGCAGTTCCTCAAGGAGGCGGCAGCGCCGCTGCTCGACAAGTTGCGCACCGCAGCGAGCTGA
- a CDS encoding manganese catalase family protein gives MFIHNKDLQFEVRVERPDPRFASLLQEQFGGANGELKAAMQYFTQAFVLRQKNPKMYDLFMDIATEEFSHLEMVGSMITMLLDGLNDDLKMANERCDWMPAVGTKGGRDDIIHSVAVNPLYFALTGGGPDVKDSAGVPWQGTFVNANGDPTVDLRSNLAAESRAKIVYEYLKQFTDDPGVQDTLTFLMTREVAHFQQFTAALNELPVNFPPGQLPGDDRFQNVAFNMSNGQGSVRGPWNEGQGPWPEGMEWEYVEKPSQQWLGTDKRENKGAQKSPDGQPAVQSEKPFTHEQHTATS, from the coding sequence ATGTTCATTCACAACAAGGATCTTCAATTCGAGGTACGCGTCGAGCGGCCGGACCCGCGGTTCGCCAGTTTGCTGCAGGAGCAATTCGGCGGCGCCAACGGCGAATTGAAGGCCGCCATGCAGTACTTCACCCAGGCGTTTGTGCTGCGTCAGAAGAACCCGAAGATGTACGACCTGTTCATGGACATCGCGACCGAGGAGTTCAGCCACCTCGAGATGGTCGGTTCGATGATCACCATGCTGCTCGACGGCCTCAACGACGATCTGAAGATGGCCAACGAACGGTGCGACTGGATGCCCGCGGTCGGCACCAAGGGCGGTCGCGACGACATCATCCACAGCGTCGCCGTCAATCCGTTGTACTTCGCGCTCACCGGCGGCGGACCGGACGTCAAGGACTCCGCCGGCGTGCCGTGGCAGGGCACGTTCGTCAACGCCAACGGTGATCCGACCGTCGACCTGCGCAGCAACCTGGCGGCCGAGTCGCGGGCCAAGATCGTCTACGAGTACCTCAAACAGTTCACCGACGACCCCGGAGTGCAGGACACGTTGACGTTCCTGATGACCAGGGAAGTGGCGCACTTCCAGCAGTTCACCGCCGCCCTCAACGAGCTACCGGTGAACTTCCCGCCCGGACAACTCCCCGGGGACGATCGCTTCCAGAACGTGGCGTTCAACATGTCCAACGGGCAGGGTTCGGTCCGAGGTCCGTGGAACGAAGGCCAGGGACCGTGGCCCGAGGGCATGGAATGGGAGTACGTCGAGAAGCCCAGCCAACAGTGGCTCGGCACCGACAAGCGGGAGAACAAGGGCGCCCAGAAGTCTCCGGACGGGCAGCCCGCCGTGCAGAGCGAGAAGCCGTTCACTCACGAACAACACACGGCGACAAGCTGA
- a CDS encoding hemerythrin domain-containing protein — protein MDALTFLRDDHKSVLGMLEVLDGAPSGTGAEVSGLRTMVTNLIIAESQHEAIEQQFFWPAVRDAIGDGLADEAIAQEQAGKKLLQTLEDKEPGDPEYHDALAEFVKVGREHILYEQDVVWPAFEAAVSPEDREKIGEQLEAAKKVAPTRPHPDTPPSSLVQKTIGLGAATVDHVRGAVSGRDADNPPDPQQH, from the coding sequence ATGGACGCCTTGACATTCCTTCGTGACGATCACAAGAGCGTGCTCGGCATGCTCGAAGTTCTCGACGGTGCGCCGTCGGGAACCGGTGCCGAGGTCAGCGGATTGCGCACCATGGTGACGAACCTGATCATCGCGGAGTCCCAGCACGAGGCGATCGAGCAGCAGTTCTTCTGGCCCGCGGTGCGCGATGCGATCGGCGACGGGCTCGCCGACGAAGCTATCGCCCAGGAGCAGGCAGGCAAGAAACTGCTTCAGACGCTCGAAGACAAGGAGCCGGGCGATCCGGAGTACCACGACGCGCTCGCCGAGTTCGTCAAGGTCGGCCGCGAGCACATTCTCTACGAGCAGGACGTGGTGTGGCCCGCGTTCGAGGCAGCCGTGAGTCCGGAGGACCGCGAAAAGATCGGCGAGCAGCTCGAGGCCGCGAAGAAGGTCGCCCCGACGCGACCGCATCCCGACACCCCGCCGAGTTCACTTGTGCAGAAGACGATAGGGCTCGGCGCCGCGACGGTGGACCATGTGCGCGGTGCGGTCAGTGGCCGCGACGCCGACAATCCGCCGGATCCGCAGCAACACTGA